Genomic segment of Chrysiogenes arsenatis DSM 11915:
GCACGGTCGCTAGCACTGATCCCCGTAGTCACACCATGTTTGGCTTCGATCGAAGTCATGAATGCAGTACCAAAGCGGCAATCATTGTCGTCTGCCATTGGACGAAGTTTGAGCTCGTCGCACTTTTGTTCCGTGAGCGAAAGGCAAATCAGGCCACGCCCATGAGTCGCCATAAAATTGATAATTTCTGGGGTCACTTTATCTGCGGCACACACGAGATCGCCTTCGTTTTCACGGTCTTCATCGTCAACAAGAATGACCATTTTCCCTTGGCGGATATCGTTTATAGCGTCGACAATCGAATCAAAGCGTTGCTGATTTCCGCTCATCGTACTCTCCCCGCACTGCCATCAAAAAGAGCGATTTTTGAAAGCCGCTCGGCGTGCCTTCCACCTTCAAAGGTAGTCGTCAACCAAGTAGAAATAATCGCATCAGCTAAATCAATTCCGATTAAACGACCAGCAAGGCACAGCACGTTGGAGTCGTTATGTTCGCGGCAAAACCGTGCCGAATACAAATCATTGACCAACGTAGCGCGAATGCCTGGAAACTTATTCGCTGCGATGCTCATACCAATACCACTACCGCAAATCAGTACGCCGCGAGCGGCGTCGCCCTGAACTACCGCTTGGCTTACCTTTGCGGCATAGTCGGGATAATCAACTCGATTATCCGAGTGGGTACCCATATCAATAACTTCAACACCATGACGTTGCAGCGTCGCGAGA
This window contains:
- the rpiB gene encoding ribose 5-phosphate isomerase B, whose amino-acid sequence is MKIAVGCDHAGFILKNTLLATLQRHGVEVIDMGTHSDNRVDYPDYAAKVSQAVVQGDAARGVLICGSGIGMSIAANKFPGIRATLVNDLYSARFCREHNDSNVLCLAGRLIGIDLADAIISTWLTTTFEGGRHAERLSKIALFDGSAGRVR